In one window of Aphidius gifuensis isolate YNYX2018 linkage group LG4, ASM1490517v1, whole genome shotgun sequence DNA:
- the LOC122854254 gene encoding dnaJ homolog subfamily B member 12, giving the protein MDSNKDEADRCLELAEKYIREDRYDDAERFVKKAMKLYPTKKVEDLLAKLSSSSTTKQNQKKETEPELRKRQATSSTTTSSSKSTTSQSNNTSSFSDYTKEQYEHVKRVKKCKDYYEILSVTKEATDNDIKKAYKKLALQLHPDKNKAPGAGEAFKAIGNAVAVLTDVQKRKQYDLYGSDEERMQSSRGNAASNHHSYTRGFEADITAEELFNMFFGGGFPQQEFYMRRTANRWTRQSESQTQHQHAHHHQQQHQQQQANSYTAILQMLPVLLLILLTMMSSFFISDPIYSLHSNAKYSVQRTTQDMKVPYYVKENFHSEYQGSLRRLEISVEEEYMNNLRHACYREKSYKDSMVWKARNFGDAELFQKAKNIDTPSCRRLQDVQAA; this is encoded by the exons ATGGACAGCAACAAAGATGAAGCAGATAGATGTTTGGAACttgctgaaaaatatatacgtgAAGATAGATATGATGATGCTGAAAGATTTGTCAAAAAAGCCATGAAATTATATCCAACTAAAAAAGTAGAAG attTATTGGCAaagttatcatcatcatcaacaacaaaacaaaatcaaaaaaaagaaactgaaCCAGAACTTCGTAAACGTCaagcaacatcatcaacaacaacatcatcatcaaaatcaacaacaagtcaatcaaataatacaagtAGCTTTAGTGATTATACTAAAGAACAATATGAACATGTTAAAAGagttaaaaaatgtaaagattattatgaaatattaagtGTAACTAAAGAAGCAACTgacaatgatattaaaaaagcatataaaaaattagcatTACAGTTACATccagataaaaataaagcacCAGGTGCTGGTGAAGCATTTAAAGCAATTGGTAATGCTGTTGCTGTATTAACAGATGTACAAAAACGTAAACAATATGATCTTTATGGTTCTGATGAAGAACGTATGCAATCATCAAGAGGTAATGCAGCATCAAATCATCATAGTTATACACGTGGTTTTGAAGCTGATATAACTGCtgaagaattatttaatatgttCTTTGGTGGTGGTTTTCCACAACAAGAATTTTACATGAGAAGAACTGCTAATAGATGGACTAGACAAAGTGAATCACAAACACAACATCAACAtgctcatcatcatcaacaacaacatcaacaacaacaagctaATAGTTATACAGCTATTTTACAAATGTTGCCTGTTTTATTACtcatattattaacaatgatgagtagtttttttatatctgaTCCAATTTATAGTTTACATTCAAATgc aaaatACTCGGTTCAAAGAACTACACAAGATATGAAAGTACCATATTATGTTAAGGAAAATTTTCACAGTGAATATCAAGGTAGTTTACGAAGATTAGAAATATCTGTTGAAGAAGAATACATGAATAATTTGAGGCATGCATGTTACAGAGAAAAAAGTTATA aagATTCAATGGTATGGAAAGCAAGAAATTTTGGTGATGctgaattatttcaaaaagctaaaaatattgatacacCATCATGCAGACGACTTCAAGATGTTCAAGCTGCCtaa
- the LOC122854255 gene encoding 2-oxoglutarate and iron-dependent oxygenase domain-containing protein 3-like isoform X1 — protein sequence MSQDSKKLKRKNSKEVELSNEKLSKPKYGRVPSFPHQKIWSRCILMIGVVTIVWYNSKAGKEIIFAKQKDVISMKNQIIECSNDFKNDLIKYPKCMPDKCARIVTDELITSSETNVLLNIAIDGLKYGGSDGGASILDLHSGALSKGSTFINIYSIKKAQKLFTHNDFSVYKNVKNKIQHAIAHHFGIDVNKLYLTKPTFFSRINNKPAKTTHDEYWLPHVDKITYEHFHYTSLLYLNDFDKDFQGGRFIFIDKHNVNTTIEPRKGRVSMFTSGSENLHAVERVTSGTRYALTISFTCNIEAGITDPVLIG from the exons atgtcTCAAGACAGTAAAAAgcttaaaagaaaaaattcaaaagaagtcgaattgtcaaatgaaaaattatcaaaacc aaaatATGGACGTGTACCTTCATTTCctcatcaaaaaatatggtCAAGATGTATATTAATGATTGGTGTTGTTACAATTGTTTGGTACAATAGCAAAGCaggaaaagaaataatatttgccAAACAAAAAGATGttatatcaatgaaaaatcaaataattgaatgttcaaatgattttaaaaatgatttaattaaatatccaAAATGTATGCCTGATAAATGTGCAAGAATTGTAACAGATGAATTAATAACATCATCAGaaacaaatgttttattaaatatagcAATTGATGGATTAAAATATGGTGGTTCTGATGGTGGTGCAAGTATACTTGATCTTCACAGTGGTGCACTTAGTAAAGGATCaacatttatcaatatttattcaattaaaaaagcacaaaaattatttacacataatGATTTTTCAGTTTACAA aaatgttaaaaataaaattcaacatgCTATTGCTCATCATTTTGGTATTgatgtcaataaattatatctgaCAAAGCcaacatttttttcaagaataaataataaaccagCTAAAACAACTCATGATGAATATTGGCTACCACATGTTGACAAa attactTATGAACATTTTCATTATAcatctttattatatttaaatgattttgataaagATTTTCAAGGAGgaagatttatatttattgataagcATAATGTTAATACAACAATTGAGCCTAGAAaag GAAGAGTATCAATGTTTACTTCTGGTAGTGAAAATTTACATGCTGTTGAACGAGTTACATCTGGTACAAGATATGCATTGACAATATCATTTACATGTAATATTGAAGCAGGAATAACTGATCCAGTATTAAttggttaa
- the LOC122854243 gene encoding palmitoyltransferase ZDHHC22-like translates to MTKKMGLLLSRMAIKFCPILALIFSIIVNFITLYINQCISLIFLFTSIQVYLNWYSIYKSSLNTTTIRDPVKPSEMITINMMTCYDKDDDNDDDDHQESSRIKCWYCDKCCVYTYKPTQHCNACKKCYHYRNHHCFFIGTCILQINMGNFILICFYTSMACFYSLIIIGPFIYNNYLNEINDNYLMIFLNFCFPMAFAKFLIINHDINNFLLITYFNILFTIFFLCFFYGIYKFICCLTGKQFYYPYKKQRYDIYAIFGNYGLLNFLFPFNGLLESRCIDGKYTLKNI, encoded by the coding sequence atgacaaaaaaaatgggaTTATTGTTGTCAAGGATGGCCATAAAATTTTGTCCAATTTTGGCATTAATTTTTAGcatcattgttaattttataactcTATACATAAATCAGTGTatatctttgatttttttatttacatcaattCAAGTTTATCTTAATTGGTactcaatttataaatcatcattaaatacaACGACAATAAGAGATCCTGTGAAGCCATCTGAAATGATTACAATAAACATGATGACTTGTTATGacaaagatgatgataatgatgatgatgatcatcaaGAATCATCAAGAATTAAATGTTGGTACTGTGATAAATGTTGtgtttatacatataaacCAACTCAACATTGTAATGCCTGTAAAAAATGTTATCATTATCGTAATcatcattgttttttcattggaACTTGTATTTTACAAATCAACATGGGAAATTTTATTCTCATTTGTTTTTACACATCAATGGCATGTTTTTATTCACTTATTATCATTggaccatttatttataataattatttaaatgaaattaatgataattatttaatgatatttttaaatttttgttttccaATGGCAtttgctaaatttttaatcatcaatcatgatattaataattttcttttaataacatattttaatattttatttactattttttttctttgttttttttatggtatttataaatttatttgttgtttaacaggtaaacaattttattatccatATAAAAAACAACGATATGATATTTATGCTATTTTTGGTAATTATggattgttgaattttttatttccatttaatGGTTTATTGGAATCTAGGTGCATTGATGGAAAatatactttaaaaaatatttaa
- the LOC122854252 gene encoding anaphase-promoting complex subunit 7 — protein MSSLYDQIKLLYDQQLYSNVIPLANLVLSLSDHNGDLLLPTAKFLIYVHCADSHFHLNEYRKAESLYKKSLQFRKFLLKAKGATKPNHETHKDLLSDIDIKYQIHICLIKLKSQLEALQVLQSIPGKQRTPKINMALAKIFQEQGMERSAITTYKEVLRECPLALEAAEGLLALGVKGIEVNSLIVGSTANLPNLDWLNAWIKAHAHIHNREYNNAITTFRSLDNINFLRDNFNLLITMGECYYYSGDEKNTLSCLRRARLIEPDSIRGIDLYAAVLHKTQHTKELEKLIPTIINTTSECTSEVYVAMAYALLATRKLNRANTLTAQAINLQPTNIEAIILRGNILIEQKKYQDALNQFRQAMQLKPYRYEPNKGCVDCFIGMHRLREALNIASGACKQLGHTPRVLSLYASVLMKDPVSVGKAKNLLEKALVQDESYLPAVYYLAEIYEQEMNLDAAIQLLERQVGIQPTCKLHQMLGDLWARVHNEEKALDHYAIALNLDPSNRRALEGMHRLDSTASKFESSYYMTVGEEHADTTYDVGDGQTWILKQIVNKLFIYYIFFFTTFNITFIYLFTGVGSLIYNALINNKNM, from the exons ATGTCGAGTCTTTATGATCAAATAAAGTTGCTGTATGATCAGCAATTATACTCAAATGTCATACCACTA gcaAATTTAGTATTATCACTTAGTGATCATAATGGTGATTTGTTACTTCCAAcagcaaaatttttaatatacgtTCATTGTGCTGATTcacattttcatttaaatgaatatcGTAAAGCTGAATcattatacaaaaaatcattacagtttagaaaatttttattaaaagcaaAAGGTGCAACAAAGCCAAATCATGAAACTCATAAAGATCTTTTATctgatattgatattaaatatcaaattcatatttgtttgattaaattaaaaagtcagCTGGAAGCTCTTCAAGTATTACAAAGTATTCCTGGTAAACAACGAACACCAAAA attaaCATGGCATTGgctaaaatatttcaagaacAAGGTATGGAAAGATCAGCAATAACAACATACAAAGAAGTATTACGTGAATGTCCATTAGCATTAGAAGCAGCAGAGGGTTTATTAGCACTTGGTGTTAAAGGTATAGAAGTTAATTCACTTATTGTTGGTTCAACAGcaaatttaccaaatttagATTGGTTAAATGCATGGATCAAGGCACATGCCCATATACATAATCGTGAATATAATAATGCAATAACAACATTTCGTTcacttgataatataaatttcttacgtgataattttaatttattaataacaatgggtgaatgttattattattctggtgatgaaaaaaatacattaagtTGTTTAAGAAGAGCACGTTTAATTGAGCCAGATTCAATAAGAGGTATTGATTTATATGCTGCTGTATTACATAAAACTCAACATACAAAAGAACTTGAAAAGCTAAtaccaacaataataaatacaacaagtgAATGTACATCAGAAGTATATGTTGCAATGGCATATGCTCTATTAGcaacaagaaaattaaatcGTGCAAATACCTTAACAGCACAAGCAATTAATTTACAACCAACAAATATTGAAGCAATTATACTGAGaggtaatattttaattgaacaaaaaaaatatcaagatgcATTAAATCAATTTCGTCAGGCAATGCAATTAAAACCATATCGTTATGAGCCAAATAAAGGTTgtgttgattgttttattgGTATGCATAGATTACGTGAAGCATTAAATATTGCAAGTGGTGCATGTAAACAACTTGGACATACACCAAgagtattatcattatatgcATCAGTACTTATGAAAGATCCAGTATCTGTTGGTAaagctaaaaatttattagaaaaagcATTGGTACAAGATGAATCATATTTACCAGCAGTATATTATTTAGCTGAAATATATGAACAAGAAATGAATTTAGATGCTGCAATACAGTTATTAGAACGTCAAGTTGGTATACAACCAACATGTAAATTACATCAAATGCTTGGTGATCTTTGGGCACGTGTTCATAATGAAGAAAAAGCACTTGATCATTATGCAATTGCATTAAATCTTGATCCAAGTAATAGAAGAGCACTTGAAGGTATGCATCGTTTAGATAGTACAGCATCAAAATTTGAATCATCATATTATATGACTGTTGGTGAGGAACATGCTGATACAACATATGATGTTGGTGATGGTCAGACATGGATCTTGAAGCAAATAgtcaataaattgtttatttattacatttttttttttactacatttaatattacattCATATACCTATTTACTGGAGTTGGTTCATTGATTTATAAtgctttaattaataataaaaatatgtga
- the LOC122854258 gene encoding uncharacterized protein LOC122854258, with the protein MYFVYFPVQSMKQGHWYRNELEINRYYSATWVFLPIGSMFITALIILLMILFNRCPQTIAGFATGVFGIITVFIVILFLDEKPIYI; encoded by the exons atgtattttgtttattttcctGTGCAGAGCATGAAACAAGGACACTGGTATCGTAATG agctAGAAATTAATAGATACTACTCAGCAACATGGGTTTTTCTTCCAATTGGATCCATGTTTATCACTGCTTTGATAATATTACTCATG attttattcaATAGATGTCCTCAAACTATTGCTGGATTTGCAACTGGAGTATTTGGTATCATAACTGTTTTCATTGTCATACTTTTTTTGGATGAAAAaccaatttatatttaa
- the LOC122854248 gene encoding endoplasmin homolog: MMKKHIYLCLTFLLLAGIQTVWGNVDAVDYSDKIGKVELDHGSSRDASRTDAETINLAKDKLDDATKQFNNLNSNSEKFTFQTEVNRMMKLIINSLYRNKEIFLRELISNASDAIDKIRLLSLTNNALRETNPEFEIRIKADTENKILHITDSGIGMTKKDLINNLGTIAKSGTAEFLGKMQESENNKDANDMIGQFGVGFYSGFLVANKIVVTTKHNDDKQYIWESDSSSYSITEDPQGDTLKRGTTISLYLKDEAADFLEQDTIKNLIKKYSQFINFPIYLWSSKTIKVEDVSDAENVEDVKDNKDDELIEDESTTKKDEDKETGDNEDDDDVKVEEQTPEQDTLDKKEKKMIDKTVWDWQVINDAKPIWTLKPADVDDADYNEFYRTITKDTQDPLAKVHFVAEGEVSFKALLYIPKVQPGDSFNRYGTKADNIKLFVRRVFITDQINDMMPNYLSFIRGIVDSDDLPLNVSRENLQQHKLIKVIKKKLIRKVLDMIKKISKEEYEKFWKEYSTNIKLGVIEDAQNRARLAKLLQFKSSAKQDNNLTSLVDYVERMKKDQKSIYYIAGSNDNEVKNSPFVERLTKKGYEVLYLTEAVDEYAISAIPMFEDKKFQNVAKEGFTLDDSVKAKEKKKALETRFEPLVKWLGDKLSQYISKAQVSERLTESPCALVASMFGWTGNMERLAISNAHQKADDPQKSYYLNQKKTLEINPRHPLVKELLRRVDGNPDDDTAKEIAIMMFKTATLRSGYMLQETASFAESVETLMRKTLGIPVDEQADEEDDDDDAADDDDEIQDETKDEPTQIDADEEDDQEHKQDHEEL, encoded by the exons ATGATGAAGAAACACATTTATTTGTGTCTAACATTCTTGTTGTTGGCCg gtATACAAACAGTATGGGGAAATGTTGATGCTGTTGATTACAGTGATAAAATTGGTAAAGTTGAATTGGATCATGGTTCAAGCAGAGATGCATCAAGAACTGATgctgaaacaataaatttagcTAAAGATAAACTTGATGATGCcacaaaacaatttaataatttaaatagtaacagtgaaaaatttacatttcaaACCGAAGTTAATCGTATGATGAAACttattataaattctttatatagaaataaagaaatatttttacgtgaattaatatcaaatgcaTCTGatgcaattgataaaattcgtttattatcattgacaAATAATGCATTACGTGAAACAAATCCAGAATTTGAAATACGTATTAAAGCtgatactgaaaataaaatacttcaTATTACTGATAGTGGTATTGGTATGactaaaaaagatttaataaataatcttggTACAATTGCTAAATCTGGTACTGCTGAATTTTTGGGCAAGATGCAAGaatctgaaaataataaagatgcAAATGATATGATTGGTCAATTTGGTGTTGGTTTTTATTCTGGTTTTTTGGttgcaaataaaattgttgttacAACAAAACACAATGatgataaacaatatatttggGAATCAGATAGCAGCAGCTACAGTATCACAGAAGATCCACAAGGTGATACCCTCAAACGTGGTACAACAATTAgtctttatttaaaagatgaaGCAGCTGATTTTCTTGAACaagatacaattaaaaatctcataaaaaaatactctcaatttattaatttcccAATTTATCTTTGGAGCAGTAAAACAATTAAAGTTGAAGATGTCAGTGATGCAGAAAATGTTGAAGATGTCAAAGATAATAaagatgatgaattaattgaagatgaatcaacaacaaaaaaagatgaagataAAGAAACTGGTGATaatgaggatgatgatgatgttaaagTTGAAGAACAAACACCTGAACAAGATActcttgataaaaaagaaaaaaaaatgattgataaaaCAGTATGGGATTGGCAAGTTATAAATGATGCTAAACCAATATGGACACTTAAACCagctgatgttgatgatgctgatTACAATGAATTTTATCGTACAATAACAAAAGACACACAAGATCCATTGGCTAAAGTACATTTTGTTGCTGAAGGTGAAGTATCATTCAAggcattattatatattccaAAAGTACAACCAGGTGATTCTTTTAATCGTTATGGTACTAAagctgataatattaaattatttgtacgTCGTGTATTTATAACTGATCAAATTAATGATATGATgccaaattatttatcatttattcgTGGTATTGTTGATTCAGATGATTTACCATTAAATGTATCACGTGAAAATCTTCaacaacataaattaattaaagttattaaaaagaaattaattcgTAAAGTActtgatatgattaaaaaaatatcaaaagaagaatatgaaaaattctGGAAAGAATATAGtacaaatattaaacttgGTGTTATTGAAGATGCCCAAAATCGTGCAAGATTagcaaaattattacaatttaaatcatcagcaaaacaagataataatttaacaagtcttgttGATTATGTTGAACGTATGAAAAAAgatcaaaaatcaatatattatattgctggttcaaatgataatgaagTTAAAAATTCACCATTTGTTGAAAGATTAACTAAAAAAGGATATGAAGTACTTTATTTAACTGAAGCTGTTGATGAATATGCAATATCAGCAATACCAAtgtttgaagataaaaaattccaaaatgttgccaaagaaggATTTACACTTGATGACAGTGTTAAAGccaaagaaaagaaaaaagcacTTGAAACAAGATTTGAGCCACTTGTTAAATGGTTAGGTGATAAGCTATCACAATATATTAGTAAAGCACAAGTATCTGAACGTCTTACTGAATCACCATGTGCATTGGTTGCTTCAATGTTTGGATGGACTGGTAATATGGAACGTTTGGCAATATCAAATGCTCATCAAAAAGCTGATGATCCacaaaaatcatattatttaaatcaaaagaaaacaCTTGAAATTAATCCAAGACATCCACTTGTTAAAGAATTATTAAGACGTGTTGATGGTAATCCAGATGATGATACAGCTAAAGAAATTGCTATTATGATGTTTAAAACAGCAACACTTAGATCTGGTTATATGTTACAAGAAACAGCATCATTTGCTGAAAGTGTTGAAACACTTATGAGAAAAACACTTGGAATACCAGTTGATGAGCAAGCtgatgaagaagatgatgatgatgatgctgctgatgatgatgatgaaattcaAGATGAAACAAAAGATGAACCAACTCAAATTGATGCTGATGAAGAAGATGATCAAGAGCACAAACAAGATCATGAAGAactctaa
- the LOC122854255 gene encoding 2-oxoglutarate and iron-dependent oxygenase domain-containing protein 3-like isoform X2 has protein sequence MIGVVTIVWYNSKAGKEIIFAKQKDVISMKNQIIECSNDFKNDLIKYPKCMPDKCARIVTDELITSSETNVLLNIAIDGLKYGGSDGGASILDLHSGALSKGSTFINIYSIKKAQKLFTHNDFSVYKNVKNKIQHAIAHHFGIDVNKLYLTKPTFFSRINNKPAKTTHDEYWLPHVDKITYEHFHYTSLLYLNDFDKDFQGGRFIFIDKHNVNTTIEPRKGRVSMFTSGSENLHAVERVTSGTRYALTISFTCNIEAGITDPVLIG, from the exons ATGATTGGTGTTGTTACAATTGTTTGGTACAATAGCAAAGCaggaaaagaaataatatttgccAAACAAAAAGATGttatatcaatgaaaaatcaaataattgaatgttcaaatgattttaaaaatgatttaattaaatatccaAAATGTATGCCTGATAAATGTGCAAGAATTGTAACAGATGAATTAATAACATCATCAGaaacaaatgttttattaaatatagcAATTGATGGATTAAAATATGGTGGTTCTGATGGTGGTGCAAGTATACTTGATCTTCACAGTGGTGCACTTAGTAAAGGATCaacatttatcaatatttattcaattaaaaaagcacaaaaattatttacacataatGATTTTTCAGTTTACAA aaatgttaaaaataaaattcaacatgCTATTGCTCATCATTTTGGTATTgatgtcaataaattatatctgaCAAAGCcaacatttttttcaagaataaataataaaccagCTAAAACAACTCATGATGAATATTGGCTACCACATGTTGACAAa attactTATGAACATTTTCATTATAcatctttattatatttaaatgattttgataaagATTTTCAAGGAGgaagatttatatttattgataagcATAATGTTAATACAACAATTGAGCCTAGAAaag GAAGAGTATCAATGTTTACTTCTGGTAGTGAAAATTTACATGCTGTTGAACGAGTTACATCTGGTACAAGATATGCATTGACAATATCATTTACATGTAATATTGAAGCAGGAATAACTGATCCAGTATTAAttggttaa
- the LOC122853682 gene encoding mannose-1-phosphate guanyltransferase beta-like: MCLYLSLLREKSPDKLYTGDGIVGNVLVDPTAKIGKDCRIGPNVTTGPDVVLADGCCIKRSTILKSATIKEHPWLDRCIVGWRSIVGRWVRMEGITVLGEDVIVKDELYINGGLEPQII, from the exons ATGTgtctttatttatcattattacgaGAAAAATCACCAGATAAATTATACACCGGTGATGGAATTGTTGGAAATGTTTTAGTTGATCCAACAGCTAAAATTGGTAAAGATTGTAGAATTGGTCCAAATGTTACAACTGGTCCTGATGTTGTACTTGCTGATGGTTGTTGTATAAAACGTTCTACAATTCTTAAATCAGCAACAATTAAAGAACACCCTTGGCttg aTAGATGCATAGTTGGCTGGCGAAGTATTGTTGGTCGTTGGGTAAGAATGGAAGGAATAACTGTTCTTGGTGAAGATGTCATTGTCAAAGATGAATTGTACATTAATGGAGGCCTAGAACctcaaattatataa